A single region of the Acidobacteriota bacterium genome encodes:
- a CDS encoding tetratricopeptide repeat protein, giving the protein MRRKGRIVPRDRHEAARCRGLEKPDRLFSAGFPLPGQWPWQPGQLLGEAGEIDATALIARQRGASVLRGVRQQGLAQTGARQKERQNDRCDEVGAPCHVHSVGARSLPGRNVSAAACPPPRSGRRLYLQPAAIGRYIRSGASFGGCVLVRIDALGTMKAFLTLALLLALTPAAIADERDDATAQVEFGIAVARAGLWEEAEYRWKRATDIDPSYAAAWNNLGIAYEQKGEFDEALDAYERALDLEPDNINIQQNYDLFREIHDRILEGDR; this is encoded by the coding sequence ATGCGCCGGAAAGGCCGGATCGTCCCACGTGACCGGCACGAAGCCGCCCGCTGCCGCGGTCTCGAGAAACCGGACCGCCTGTTTTCGGCAGGCTTCCCGCTCCCTGGCCAGTGGCCCTGGCAGCCTGGGCAGTTGCTCGGTGAGGCCGGCGAGATCGACGCCACGGCGCTGATCGCCCGACAGCGCGGCGCTTCCGTCCTCCGTGGCGTGCGTCAGCAAGGCCTTGCGCAAACGGGTGCGCGTCAGAAAGAGCGACAGAACGACCGTTGCGACGAGGTTGGCGCCCCTTGTCATGTCCATTCCGTCGGTGCAAGATCCTTGCCAGGACGGAACGTCAGCGCGGCGGCGTGCCCCCCGCCGCGATCCGGACGCCGACTTTACTTGCAACCGGCTGCGATAGGCCGCTATATTCGATCAGGCGCTTCGTTCGGGGGCTGTGTCTTGGTGAGAATCGACGCGCTGGGAACGATGAAAGCCTTCCTCACCCTCGCGCTATTGCTGGCGCTCACTCCCGCCGCCATCGCGGACGAACGGGACGACGCCACGGCGCAGGTTGAGTTCGGCATCGCGGTCGCTCGGGCCGGCCTCTGGGAGGAGGCCGAGTATCGCTGGAAGCGGGCGACCGACATCGACCCGAGCTATGCCGCCGCGTGGAACAATCTCGGGATTGCCTATGAGCAGAAGGGAGAGTTCGATGAGGCGCTCGACGCGTACGAGAGAGCGCTCGATCTCGAGCCGGACAACATCAACATCCAGCAGAACTACGATCTCTTCAGGGAAATCCATGACCGCATTCTGGAAGGCGACCGGTAG
- the dprA gene encoding DNA-protecting protein DprA yields the protein MDMTRGANLVATVVLSLFLTRTRLRKALLTHATEDGSAALSGDQRRGVDLAGLTEQLPRLPGPLAREREACRKQAVRFLETAAAGGFVPVTWDDPAFPAHLTALEDRPAVLWLRGDRSALDRPAVAIVGSRRASPYAVQVAEQLAAEVSRHGVTVVSGLARGVDAAAHRGALAGPGSTVAVVGSGVDVVYPSEHAALADRIAGTAGSAVVSELPPGTPPLRHHFPRRNRLISGMSRGVVIVEATFRSGSLITARCAAEQGRDVMAVPGNVLSGRSRGAHALIRDGAKIVETADDILEELGMPAVAADEAQAATRSAEGQPFARGLDPVLGRMDPGEAYSVDELAEQSGMDGVALLRKLTDLEIEGRVLRVANGRFVRTPDRMLT from the coding sequence ATGGACATGACAAGGGGCGCCAACCTCGTCGCAACGGTCGTTCTGTCGCTCTTTCTGACGCGCACCCGTTTGCGCAAGGCCTTGCTGACGCACGCCACGGAGGACGGAAGCGCCGCGCTGTCGGGCGATCAGCGCCGTGGCGTCGATCTCGCCGGCCTCACCGAGCAACTGCCCAGGCTGCCAGGGCCACTGGCCAGGGAGCGGGAAGCCTGCCGAAAACAGGCGGTCCGGTTTCTCGAGACCGCGGCAGCGGGCGGCTTCGTGCCGGTCACGTGGGACGATCCGGCCTTTCCGGCGCATCTGACGGCACTCGAGGATCGGCCGGCGGTGCTCTGGTTGCGGGGCGACCGCTCCGCCCTGGATCGCCCCGCGGTCGCCATCGTCGGGTCGCGCAGGGCCTCCCCCTACGCGGTGCAGGTGGCGGAGCAACTGGCGGCTGAGGTCAGCCGCCATGGCGTGACGGTCGTCAGTGGTCTCGCCCGCGGCGTCGACGCGGCGGCCCACCGGGGAGCGCTCGCCGGCCCGGGCTCGACCGTGGCGGTGGTCGGCTCGGGCGTCGACGTCGTCTACCCGTCGGAGCACGCCGCCCTGGCCGACCGGATCGCCGGCACGGCGGGAAGCGCCGTAGTCAGCGAACTGCCGCCGGGCACGCCGCCGCTACGGCATCACTTTCCGCGGCGGAACCGGTTGATAAGCGGAATGTCACGCGGAGTCGTCATTGTCGAGGCGACATTCCGGAGCGGATCGCTCATCACGGCGCGTTGCGCGGCCGAACAGGGGCGCGACGTGATGGCGGTGCCGGGCAACGTGCTGAGCGGCCGGAGCCGCGGCGCCCACGCCCTGATCCGGGACGGCGCGAAGATCGTCGAGACGGCGGACGATATTCTTGAAGAATTGGGCATGCCGGCGGTGGCCGCCGATGAGGCGCAGGCAGCGACACGGTCGGCGGAGGGACAACCGTTCGCTCGGGGACTGGACCCCGTCTTGGGCCGGATGGACCCGGGCGAGGCGTACTCCGTGGACGAGTTGGCGGAACAGAGCGGGATGGACGGCGTGGCGCTGCTTCGGAAGCTCACGGACCTCGAGATCGAGGGTCGCGTTCTTCGGGTCGCCAACGGCCGGTTCGTGCGGACACCCGACAGGATGCTAACGTAA